Proteins encoded together in one Amphiura filiformis unplaced genomic scaffold, Afil_fr2py scaffold_73, whole genome shotgun sequence window:
- the LOC140144695 gene encoding histamine N-methyltransferase-like, whose protein sequence is MAESDKSMARPIVRQDQTKHIKAFTNYSSAGEYFEAVQKWIDETFYGHVVEKLVTNLGDRTDDIPLRVLGIGSGGGELEIMFLNKLLTKFPKIHTCVVEPCANSLTKYQANVKEHATNITFDWQNHTLEDFVGNQQENSLKYHFISVCHSLYYMKNLNKVLQSLHDMLAPGGILLVTITADYTCYGKLWKIIPDLKPETASQQVSSPAERAVSPPPHHRTSAQVHDALRQLQLQYHIDAYACPYKITHCFDEEESEERNQAIDFLTLPITLRDAPKDLLQQVLACIKECSVQRGNDWFFQLEHVCFFITKPT, encoded by the exons ATGGCCGAATCAGATAAATCAATGGCTAGACCGATTGTACGACAGGATCAAACTAAACATATAAAAGCATTCACTAACTACTCCAGCGCAGGTGAATATTTTGAAGCTGTACAAAAATGGATTGATGAGACATTTTATGGGCACGTCGTGGAGAAACTGGTCACAAATTTAGGTGATAGAACCGATGATATCCCGCTTCGTGTTTTAGGAATAGGGAGTGGTGGTG gtgaactTGAAATCATGTTCTTAAATAAGCTGCTGACCAAGTTTCCAAAGATTCATACCTGCGTCGTGGAACCCTGTGCAAATTCGCTGACCAAGTATCAGGCCAACGTTAAGGAGCATGCCACGAACATAACATTCGATTGGCAAAATCATACATTAGAGGACTTTGTGGGAAATCAGCAAGAAAACAGTCTTAAGTACCACTTCATAAGTGTATGTCATTCTTTGTACTATATGAAAAACCTGAATAAAGTACTACAAAGTCTTCATGATATGCTGGCACCAGGTGGCATTCTGTTAGTAACAATTACTGCAG ACTACACTTGCTATGGGAAGCTGTGGAAAATAATCCCCGATCTCAAGCCTGAAACTGCATCACAGCAAGTGTCATCACCAGCCGAACGTGCCGTATCACCACCACCACATCACCGAACCTCGGCCCAAGTACACGATGCACTGCGTCAATTACAACTCCAATATCACATAGATGCGTATGCGTGTCCTTACAAGATTACACATTGCTTTGATGAGGAAGAAAGTGAAGAGCGCAATCAAGCGATTGACTTTCTGACACTACCGATTACTTTACGAGACGCGCCAAAAGATCTTCTTCAACAGGTTTTAGCGTGTATCAAAGAATGTTCTGTTCAGCGTGGTAATGATTGGTTCTTCCAATTAGAGCACGTATGCTTTTTCATTACCAAACCTACATGA
- the LOC140144696 gene encoding histamine N-methyltransferase-like, with protein MPFSPMKLNIPIKSEDIEFIGSISMVESDISSTPILQNKTQYIKVFSEYPGVGDYFEAAQKWIDETFYGHIVEKLVANIGDGTDDKTLQVLGVGSGSGEIELMFLNKLLIKFPKIHTCVVEPCANSLTKYQAKIKEHAPDITFDWQNHKFEDFLENQQENHFISACNSLYRVNNLNEALQSLHDMLAPGGILLVTITAEYAGFGKLWRTFPYLRPETSSQTVSQDGSPGTTSPPKHHRNSAHVHEALRQLQLPYYIDEYVCPYKITHCFDEEESEERNQAIDFVTHPIKLRERSKDLFQEVLACIKECSVQRGDDWFFQAKHVCFFITRPT; from the exons atgccgttttccccaatgaaattgaacaTTCCTATtaaaagtgaagatattgagttc ATTGGTTCCATTAGCATGGTCGAATCAGATATATCATCCACGCCAATTTTACAGAATAAAACCCAATATATAAAGGTGTTCAGTGAATACCCAGGCGTAGGGGACTATTTCGAAGCTGCGCAAAAATGGATTGATGAGACATTTTATGGGCACATCGTAGAGAAACTGGTCGCAAATATAGGTGACGGAACCGATGATAAAACGCTACAAGTGTTAGGTGTTGGGAGTGGGAGTG GTGAAATTGAACTCATGTTTTTAAATAAGCTGCTGATCAAATTTCCAAAGATTCATACCTGCGTCGTGGAACCCTGTGCAAATTCGCTGACCAAGTATCAGGCTAAAATCAAGGAGCATGCCCCGGACATTACATTCGATTGGCAAAATCATAAGTTCGAGGACTTTCTGGAAAATCAGCAAGAAAACCACTTCATAAGTGCATGTAATTCTCTGTACCGTGTAAATAACCTAAATGAAGCACTGCAAAGTCTTCATGATATGCTGGCACCAGGTGGAATTCTGTTAGTAACAATTACTGCAG AGTACGCTGGTTTTGGAAAGCTATGGAGAACATTCCCTTATCTTAGACCTGAGACCTCATCACAGACGGTTTCACAGGATGGGTCACCAGGGACCACATCTCCGCCAAAACATCACCGGAACTCAGCCCATGTACACGAAGCACTGCGTCAATTACAACTCCCATATTACATCGATGAGTATGTGTGTCCTTATAAGATTACACATTGTTTTGATGAGGAGGAAAGTGAAGAGCGTAATCAAGCGATTGATTTTGTGACCCACCCAATTAAATTAAGGGAGCGGTCCAAAGATCTTTTTCAAGAAGTATTGGCATGTATCAAAGAATGTTCTGTTCAGCGTGGTGATGATTGGTTCTTCCAAGCAAAACACGTATGCTTCTTCATTACCAGACCTACATGA